One stretch of Clavelina lepadiformis chromosome 6, kaClaLepa1.1, whole genome shotgun sequence DNA includes these proteins:
- the LOC143461731 gene encoding sprouty-related, EVH1 domain-containing protein 2-like has protein sequence MESRGNEARIEWNEHPIVRVEATVMARGELGWTPYLGAGHSKVAIYESTVRTHYRIYGYKIHDRKVTLDSLIPPRMLFVKASDIFHHWTIGDQRMGLAFHGTVDARSFDRGIRVALENLEKAYQGTSSGSSTCSRTSDEPHSASPTSNHSFSLPSSDDTSRAKPQPSSMTSSLRQPVPRQITTLKLPRSTAPFRQQTLSASSSWQRPAPPRVQRRHSSSVPGHAQRNLSVTSPPIGQTTPRDYPRSPVTCTPPSTPELPVKDLDDHMKESPKTQPPTLKESDAPVDVFSSSAQRRHRHRHHRHQSRSRKTKTPNLDHLERQRDLQPTKPNSYVQFASARSSAWRSGSGVPMNEISVRPNDELCVKYHTSRYASQRIVPGGMYDCRYQGLKTNDDFHSDFYPKPPYHTSPSFSSYSDPSGVLKKKTLLIDHGKYKEDLAERTRCRHCQTMFNIDRNRPGDCPDAPPDSGQTCIERASCLCLAHSVLYNCFRDSEGNYEHEPCSCSRHYNGRSSRRKWLVLAALSVLVPCLCLYPVLKSCHKCGVACHYCGGRHEPLPVNRNSPNHPSKRR, from the exons ATGGAAAGCAGAGGAAACGAGGCTCGTATTGAATGgaa TGAACATCCCATTGTTCGAGTCGAGGCAACGGTCATGGCGAGGGGAGAATTAGGCTGGACACCCTATCTTGGTGCAGGGCACAGCAAAGTCGCCATTTACGAGAGCACCGTCCGTACACATTATCGTATCTATGGGTACAAGATACATGACAGAAAG GTCACGTTGGACTCTTTGATCCCGCCGCGCATGCTTTTCGTTAAGGCGAGTGACATTTTTCACCACTGGACCATAGGTGACCAGCGCATGGGCCTAGCTTTTCACGGCACTGTGGACGCCCGCTCTTTTGACCGCGGTATCCGAGTCGCCCtggaaaatttagaaaaag CTTACCAGGGCACCAGTAGTGGGAGCAGTACTTGCAGCAGGACATCAGACGAACCTCACTCG GCTTCTCCCACTTCAAACCATTCCTTTTCATTACCAAGTTCAGACGACACTTCACGCGCAAAACCGCAGCCGTcatctatgacgtcatcattacGTCAGCCCGTACCGCGTCAAATCACGACCTTGAAGTTGCCGAGGTCCACGGCGCCGTTTCGTCAGCAAACGCTGTCCGCCTCGTCGTCATGGCAACGTCCTGCGCCTCCTCGTGTCCAGCGTCGTCATTCTTCATCTGTGCCTGGTCATGCGCAACGAAACCTGTCCGTAACCTCGCCGCCGATTGGCCAGACGACGCCACGTGACTATCCTAGGTCTCCAGTGACCTGCACGCCACCGTCTACCCCTGAGCTTCCTGTAAAGGATTTAGACGACCATATGAAG GAATCTCCGAAAACTCAACCTCCAACCCTCAAAGAGTCAGATGCTCCTGTAGACGTCTTCTCCTCATCCGCACAACGACGTCACAGACATCGTCATCACCGTCATCAGTCGAGATCGCGGAAAACGAAAACTCCGAACCTAGATCACCTCGAAAGACAAAGAGACTTGCAACCCACCAAACCGAACTCTTACGTACAATTTGCTTCGGCGCGAAGTTCGGCGTGGAGGTCCGGGTCCGGTGTACCCATGAATGAAATAAGTGTTCGGCCGAACGACGAACTTTGTGTCAAGTACCACACATCGAGATACGCTTCTCAGCGTATCGTGCCCGGCGGAATGTATGATTGCCGGTACCAGGGCTTAAAGACGAACGATGATTTTCATTCTGACTTTTACCCGAAACCACCTTACCACACAAGCCCGTCGTTTAGCTCGTATTCTGACCCCAGCGgtgttttgaagaaaaagaCACTTCTAATAGATCACGGGAAGTACAAGGAGGACTTGGCCGAACGAACACGCTGCCGACATTGTCAGACAATGTTTAACATCGACCGAAATCGGCCCGGGGATTGTCCGGACGCGCCACCGGACTCAGGTCAAACTTGCATTGAACGAGCCAGCTGCCTTTGCTTAGCACACTCGGTCCTGTATAACTGTTTTCGCGACTCAGAGGGCAACTACGAGCACGAACCTTGCTCCTGTTCGCGACATTACAATGGTCGTTCGTCCCGTCGGAAATGGTTAGTTTTGGCCGCATTATCCGTTTTAGTCCCGTGTCTGTGTCTTTATCCCGTTTTAAAAAGCTGTCATAAATGTGGTGTGGCTTGTCATTACTGTGGTGGGCGCCACGAACCATTGCCTGTAAATCGGAATAGCCCAAATCATCCTTCAAAGAGGCGCTAG